In Neodiprion pinetum isolate iyNeoPine1 chromosome 6, iyNeoPine1.2, whole genome shotgun sequence, one genomic interval encodes:
- the LOC124222448 gene encoding serine-rich adhesin for platelets isoform X1: MDIKLNSTWVALVLAVLVLVIATSSAGHRSRGSGRIAYRGHNRREVRDYLAPPSQNAFDTRYGIPSRRPSPLIPYRPGRYLDPPPTPSTEAPGYFSRFMSWINPWGGTTTVAPSGYLPPEVKAKENKCSPCNKIPWNPMANNGQHDAYGSGTTNVEIQPSDGQEGKNNGGSFTLSYSEGIRVPDFSYGRPTSPQTEGLQPPPADLSASPPIPFPYLYPGPMPPLFKAKPFHSSPDFFKPTPSIQLTSGLPEFTPESIPNFSGPEQQHLDDGHVDVLPPGAEVDISGHGTEIRDTPPPGYEGSSFESEGYHEIGYGSTTLNVDQSKTVTAGYNVQPPVTVEVIHSVPAAEFSASVDHPVHYEESPIIDLSKDDQREPQGAVQQNGDSDYTPGLNPPPNEAVYSYNSNSGDSLTTVAAKDESRKNSYGIPVNNNLLADSLAASSSTNGTSFSPTPSYNILGVDELPVSHETAKSNAYESFPPSTEKLLISVQNSEQNFQEPSKQPLNGSTLQQQTPQNHGKIVDSYQQNIKQPSSGQSAVIQNPEPLVSYRPDSLYVPYPPYSGTNTQQVGVKSTGNSQPPVAIGPTTEEPFLDALLKSYDNFKQEMAVKDYQERLRTESQQNQGSWNSPSLRGTTWVSQPQPSFAVPGSINPSVFPGGNTINSQNQRQQSGVKRNKQVQIIIPYTSQYTPSPFQPVPDDWSGRGSLEQTQGRKVPVIDEADHNYVGQESQNVEIKRPLRPLENLLSKEISKKPFVKQENNSIDVTRLQKNIDNWTIQEYSRGMTSSTALPSSSHPYLLPSKKIPNEYLTSTQSSAPQERIDTNQSDLPGLNYNDLEHEGAASGRVDVPHIQVFRVESVSKSTETDKSPITTSTTTESTTSASSLSSFTSTSPTTTTTQQSWAELPVSISPHNNERVYVVTPQPVRTSKSEKYEAIERAYQVLPQAVNNLASASVSAPEDSPLWGIMEHEKYARNDERNPNATVPILYSGHSKVSNAKH, from the exons AATTCCACCTGGGTGGCTCTGGTACTTGCCGTTCTCGTTCTCGTCATCGCGACGAGTTCCGCTGGTCACAGGAGTCGCGGATCGGGCAGAATCGCTTACAGAGGTCACAATCGACGGGAAGTTCGCGACTACCTCGCCCCGCCGTCACAAAACGCTTTCGACACGCGCTACGGAATTCCGTCGCGCCGGCCGTCTCCGCTGATACCCTATCGACCTGGCAGATACTTGGACCCTCCTCCAACTCCGTCGACCGAAGCACCGGGCTACTTTTCCAGGTTCATGAGCTGGATTAATCCATGGGGAGGAACTACAACAGTCGCGCCATCCGGCTACCTACCTCCAGAGGTCAAGGCGAAAGAAAACAAATGCAGTCCGTGCAACAAGATACCCTGGAACCCGATGGCAAATAACGGTCAGCACGATGCATACGGGTCAGGCACGACGAACGTAGAGATCCAACCTAGCGATGGTCAGGAGGGGAAGAACAACGGTGGTTCATTCACATTGAGCTACTCGGAAGGCATCCGTGTCCCTGACTTCAGCTATGGACGTCCCACCAGCCCGCAAACCGAAGGTTTGCAACCGCCACCGGCGGACTTGAGTGCATCACCACCGATTCCGTTTCCTTATTTATATCCAGGCCCAATGCCGCCCCTCTTCAAGGCCAAGCCGTTCCACTCTTCGCCGGATTTCTTCAAGCCTACGCCTTCCATCCAACTGACATCAGGTCTGCCAGAATTTACTCCCGAGTCAATACCGAACTTTTCCGGCCCCGAGCAACAGCATCTTGACGATGGACACGTGGACGTTCTGCCCCCAGGCGCAGAGGTCGATATTTCGGGTCATGGTACCGAAATTCGTGACACGCCACCCCCTGGATACGAGGGATCGTCTTTCGAAAGTGAAGGGTATCACGAAATCGGGTACGGAAGCACCACACTGAACGTTGACCAGTCAAAGACAGTTACGGCCGGCTACAATGTTCAGCCCCCAGTGACCGTTGAGGTAATTCATAGCGTTCCTGCAGCTGAATTTTCGGCGTCAGTAGATCACCCTGTACACTATGAGGAGTCACCGATTATTGATCTGAGCAAAGATGATCAGAGGGAACCCCAGGGTGCGGTGCAACAAAATGGCGACAGTGATTATACGCCCGGATTAAATCCACCGCCGAATGAAGCAGTCTATTCCTACAATAGCAATAGCGGAGATTCACTCACAACCGTCGCAGCGAAGGATGAAAGTCGTAAAAACTCCTACGGTATTCCCGTGAACAATAATCTACTCGCGGACTCACTGGCTGCTTCATCTTCTACAAACGGAACCAGTTTTTCACCCACGCCGTCTTACAACATTCTAGGTGTCGACGAACTCCCCGTCAGTCatgaaactgccaaatcaaACGCTTACGAGAGCTTTCCGCCCTCGACGGAGAAACTTTTAATATCTGTCCAAAATTCAGAGCAGAATTTTCAAGAACCGAGCAAACAGCCACTGAATGGCTCTACTCTACAACAGCAGACTCCGCAGAATCATGGGAAGATCGTCGACAGTTATCAACAGAACATAAAACAACCGTCCAGCGGTCAGTCAGCCGTCATCCAAAATCCAGAACCTCTTGTCTCGTATCGCCCCGATTCGCTCTACGTACCTTATCCCCCGTATTCTGGAACTAACACCCAACAGGTAGGCGTCAAATCCACTGGAAACTCCCAGCCGCCCGTAGCCATAGGTCCAACCACCGAGGAGCCGTTCTTAGATGCTCTGCTCAAATCCTACGACAATTTCAAACAGGAGATGGCTGTGAAGGACTATCAGGAAAGATTGAGGACAGAGAGCCAGCAGAATCAGGGATCATGGAATTCGCCTTCACTCAGAGGCACGACTTGGGTCTCGCAACCGCAGCCGAGTTTCGCAGTGCCGGGGAGCATAAATCCCAGCGTTTTCCCCGGTGGGAATACGATCAACTCCCAGAACCAGCGGCAACAGTCGGGAGTCAAAAGAAACAAGCAG gTGCAGATCATAATTCCTTACACCTCACAGTACACGCCGAGTCCATTTCAGCCTGTCCCGGATGATTGGAGTGGCCGCGGTTCCCTTGAACAAACTCAAGGAAGGAAAGTTCCTGTGATTGATGAAGCAGATCACAACTATGTTGGACAAGAGTCTCAGAATGTTGAGATTAAGAGGCCATTAAGGCCCTTGGAAAACCTGTTATCTAAAGAAATTTCCAAGAAACCATTTGTCAAGCAGGAGAACAATTCCATCGACGTCACGAGGCTTCAGAAGAACATCGACAATTGGACTATTCAG GAATACTCGCGTGGAATGACTTCGAGCACCGCTCTACCCAGTTCTTCGCATCCCTACCTTCTGCCGTctaaaaaaataccaaatgAATACTTGACCAGCACTCAGTCCTCGGCTCCCCAGGAAAGGATTGACACGAATCAGTCCGACTTACCCGGCCTTAACTACAATGATCTCGAACACGAAGGTGCTGCAAGTGGCCGTGTCGATGTTCCTCATATTCAG GTATTTCGCGTCGAGAGCGTGTCTAAGTCAACTGAGACCGATAAAAGCCCGATAACCACGTCCACAACAACAGAGAGTACGACCTCCGCATCTTCACTTTCATCTTTCACATCGACGTCaccaacgacgacgacgactcaACAGTCGTGGGCTGAGCTTCCGGTGTCTATTTCACCGCACAACAACGAACGAGTTTACGTTGTCACGCCACAGCCGGTGAGAACGTCCAAATCAGAAAAATATGAGGCAATCGAGAGAGCCTACCAGGTGCTACCCCAGGCGGTTAATAATCTGGCATCCGCGTCTGTGAGCGCTCCCGAAGATTCCCCCCTTTGGGGAATTATGGAACACGAAAAATACGCGAGAAACGACGAAAGAAACCCGAACGCTACCGTTCCGATTCTCTATTCCGGACATTCTAAG GTTTCCAACGCAAAACATTGA
- the LOC124222448 gene encoding serine-rich adhesin for platelets isoform X2, whose translation MDIKLNSTWVALVLAVLVLVIATSSAGHRSRGSGRIAYRGHNRREVRDYLAPPSQNAFDTRYGIPSRRPSPLIPYRPGRYLDPPPTPSTEAPGYFSRFMSWINPWGGTTTVAPSGYLPPEVKAKENKCSPCNKIPWNPMANNGQHDAYGSGTTNVEIQPSDGQEGKNNGGSFTLSYSEGIRVPDFSYGRPTSPQTEGLQPPPADLSASPPIPFPYLYPGPMPPLFKAKPFHSSPDFFKPTPSIQLTSGLPEFTPESIPNFSGPEQQHLDDGHVDVLPPGAEVDISGHGTEIRDTPPPGYEGSSFESEGYHEIGYGSTTLNVDQSKTVTAGYNVQPPVTVEVIHSVPAAEFSASVDHPVHYEESPIIDLSKDDQREPQGAVQQNGDSDYTPGLNPPPNEAVYSYNSNSGDSLTTVAAKDESRKNSYGIPVNNNLLADSLAASSSTNGTSFSPTPSYNILGVDELPVSHETAKSNAYESFPPSTEKLLISVQNSEQNFQEPSKQPLNGSTLQQQTPQNHGKIVDSYQQNIKQPSSGQSAVIQNPEPLVSYRPDSLYVPYPPYSGTNTQQEMAVKDYQERLRTESQQNQGSWNSPSLRGTTWVSQPQPSFAVPGSINPSVFPGGNTINSQNQRQQSGVKRNKQVQIIIPYTSQYTPSPFQPVPDDWSGRGSLEQTQGRKVPVIDEADHNYVGQESQNVEIKRPLRPLENLLSKEISKKPFVKQENNSIDVTRLQKNIDNWTIQEYSRGMTSSTALPSSSHPYLLPSKKIPNEYLTSTQSSAPQERIDTNQSDLPGLNYNDLEHEGAASGRVDVPHIQVFRVESVSKSTETDKSPITTSTTTESTTSASSLSSFTSTSPTTTTTQQSWAELPVSISPHNNERVYVVTPQPVRTSKSEKYEAIERAYQVLPQAVNNLASASVSAPEDSPLWGIMEHEKYARNDERNPNATVPILYSGHSKVSNAKH comes from the exons AATTCCACCTGGGTGGCTCTGGTACTTGCCGTTCTCGTTCTCGTCATCGCGACGAGTTCCGCTGGTCACAGGAGTCGCGGATCGGGCAGAATCGCTTACAGAGGTCACAATCGACGGGAAGTTCGCGACTACCTCGCCCCGCCGTCACAAAACGCTTTCGACACGCGCTACGGAATTCCGTCGCGCCGGCCGTCTCCGCTGATACCCTATCGACCTGGCAGATACTTGGACCCTCCTCCAACTCCGTCGACCGAAGCACCGGGCTACTTTTCCAGGTTCATGAGCTGGATTAATCCATGGGGAGGAACTACAACAGTCGCGCCATCCGGCTACCTACCTCCAGAGGTCAAGGCGAAAGAAAACAAATGCAGTCCGTGCAACAAGATACCCTGGAACCCGATGGCAAATAACGGTCAGCACGATGCATACGGGTCAGGCACGACGAACGTAGAGATCCAACCTAGCGATGGTCAGGAGGGGAAGAACAACGGTGGTTCATTCACATTGAGCTACTCGGAAGGCATCCGTGTCCCTGACTTCAGCTATGGACGTCCCACCAGCCCGCAAACCGAAGGTTTGCAACCGCCACCGGCGGACTTGAGTGCATCACCACCGATTCCGTTTCCTTATTTATATCCAGGCCCAATGCCGCCCCTCTTCAAGGCCAAGCCGTTCCACTCTTCGCCGGATTTCTTCAAGCCTACGCCTTCCATCCAACTGACATCAGGTCTGCCAGAATTTACTCCCGAGTCAATACCGAACTTTTCCGGCCCCGAGCAACAGCATCTTGACGATGGACACGTGGACGTTCTGCCCCCAGGCGCAGAGGTCGATATTTCGGGTCATGGTACCGAAATTCGTGACACGCCACCCCCTGGATACGAGGGATCGTCTTTCGAAAGTGAAGGGTATCACGAAATCGGGTACGGAAGCACCACACTGAACGTTGACCAGTCAAAGACAGTTACGGCCGGCTACAATGTTCAGCCCCCAGTGACCGTTGAGGTAATTCATAGCGTTCCTGCAGCTGAATTTTCGGCGTCAGTAGATCACCCTGTACACTATGAGGAGTCACCGATTATTGATCTGAGCAAAGATGATCAGAGGGAACCCCAGGGTGCGGTGCAACAAAATGGCGACAGTGATTATACGCCCGGATTAAATCCACCGCCGAATGAAGCAGTCTATTCCTACAATAGCAATAGCGGAGATTCACTCACAACCGTCGCAGCGAAGGATGAAAGTCGTAAAAACTCCTACGGTATTCCCGTGAACAATAATCTACTCGCGGACTCACTGGCTGCTTCATCTTCTACAAACGGAACCAGTTTTTCACCCACGCCGTCTTACAACATTCTAGGTGTCGACGAACTCCCCGTCAGTCatgaaactgccaaatcaaACGCTTACGAGAGCTTTCCGCCCTCGACGGAGAAACTTTTAATATCTGTCCAAAATTCAGAGCAGAATTTTCAAGAACCGAGCAAACAGCCACTGAATGGCTCTACTCTACAACAGCAGACTCCGCAGAATCATGGGAAGATCGTCGACAGTTATCAACAGAACATAAAACAACCGTCCAGCGGTCAGTCAGCCGTCATCCAAAATCCAGAACCTCTTGTCTCGTATCGCCCCGATTCGCTCTACGTACCTTATCCCCCGTATTCTGGAACTAACACCCAACAG GAGATGGCTGTGAAGGACTATCAGGAAAGATTGAGGACAGAGAGCCAGCAGAATCAGGGATCATGGAATTCGCCTTCACTCAGAGGCACGACTTGGGTCTCGCAACCGCAGCCGAGTTTCGCAGTGCCGGGGAGCATAAATCCCAGCGTTTTCCCCGGTGGGAATACGATCAACTCCCAGAACCAGCGGCAACAGTCGGGAGTCAAAAGAAACAAGCAG gTGCAGATCATAATTCCTTACACCTCACAGTACACGCCGAGTCCATTTCAGCCTGTCCCGGATGATTGGAGTGGCCGCGGTTCCCTTGAACAAACTCAAGGAAGGAAAGTTCCTGTGATTGATGAAGCAGATCACAACTATGTTGGACAAGAGTCTCAGAATGTTGAGATTAAGAGGCCATTAAGGCCCTTGGAAAACCTGTTATCTAAAGAAATTTCCAAGAAACCATTTGTCAAGCAGGAGAACAATTCCATCGACGTCACGAGGCTTCAGAAGAACATCGACAATTGGACTATTCAG GAATACTCGCGTGGAATGACTTCGAGCACCGCTCTACCCAGTTCTTCGCATCCCTACCTTCTGCCGTctaaaaaaataccaaatgAATACTTGACCAGCACTCAGTCCTCGGCTCCCCAGGAAAGGATTGACACGAATCAGTCCGACTTACCCGGCCTTAACTACAATGATCTCGAACACGAAGGTGCTGCAAGTGGCCGTGTCGATGTTCCTCATATTCAG GTATTTCGCGTCGAGAGCGTGTCTAAGTCAACTGAGACCGATAAAAGCCCGATAACCACGTCCACAACAACAGAGAGTACGACCTCCGCATCTTCACTTTCATCTTTCACATCGACGTCaccaacgacgacgacgactcaACAGTCGTGGGCTGAGCTTCCGGTGTCTATTTCACCGCACAACAACGAACGAGTTTACGTTGTCACGCCACAGCCGGTGAGAACGTCCAAATCAGAAAAATATGAGGCAATCGAGAGAGCCTACCAGGTGCTACCCCAGGCGGTTAATAATCTGGCATCCGCGTCTGTGAGCGCTCCCGAAGATTCCCCCCTTTGGGGAATTATGGAACACGAAAAATACGCGAGAAACGACGAAAGAAACCCGAACGCTACCGTTCCGATTCTCTATTCCGGACATTCTAAG GTTTCCAACGCAAAACATTGA
- the LOC124221611 gene encoding uncharacterized protein: protein MKQEEKHDDDDKKQQEPFIAPDGGWGWIVVLGAGFANFCIFPVLQSFGIIFRDKFEDLGITSAQTTTIINTNSAVTACIGLANGPLFRRFTYRQVSLSGALICAICVTTLSTMKTFTGILIFFSILFGAGTGISSSANSLALNTYFKKKRRIATGLSWTCTGLGPIIMPQIITPLLPIFGVAGTVLIFGGFAFNAVPCALLLQPVSWHIKKKKAIDRAEIDESGKSLLNESQSKSLENVNENTKLARENRFSERFSSQYLYYDDEEHGASGIDVFNPGTPMMSRANDGWYSRQSIAASNNSLASNKISNRENSQKNLSRYPSVSLSRHSSCKALSRQNSESESRSNLSEKLPKRKLSNLPSAINSPLVMVSESCEHLDEGCNKEKCNNEECVKRRLAQIFETRVNTPETAPDNQVAETENEYKPVQYDPGAPWYKRFFKVVVIFFDLDLLKDLSYVNLMMGVTFANFAEINFSLLTPFILAEYGLDPTERAMAMSILAGVDVATRLLIPFVAGYIGWQNKFFFVFGVCLMAVGRAVLAHMHSYWMMMFLSVWIGVGKGFKTIFMALVIPTHVTLDRLPGATGLQLIFSGIMFLVLGPVVGWVRDTTGDYTLMLHFLNVFTFMTSISWITEKWITKWRQRKRIAEEECTGDVEKIEEMKKRECKNQRSEVIVSKRLVPPDGGWGWLIVVAYSINGICTIPVMQGFGLLFRGTCADLGMSGTDISIILNVNSACGMALGLANGPLLRYFGCRKVAVCAAIFYALGLMLCAWANSFIYFIITYGVICSISTSVMNSAFSLSLNSYFMKKRGRAVGLAMTLNGLGPIVVPQLISVLLLKYDVTGTTFILGGLCLHVLVAALLLQPIERHLIEDTQESDPEAMPKLVETEEKGRKNSRHCIGRSNEDIVATERKRILTMSSVDHEVDSGSLYGFETLVPRKQSITYTVNTAAKKPYRRSVSQVDGSSTTTTPVERSDPTYKWWSSGKSLDTINLGSSIKIFEGGKDDERRASESQVLMQKKKVETVHEEEDDFENDDDKQTNREQKEIKNKKSRISRMLHSVVVFFDLDLLRDPVYVSIMLGMSMAVFAELNFSILTPFILSDMSLNTEQIATVMSCVAITDLIFRALAPFIGEFLKQPPRVMYLLSLIILIATRLSLFLAGNFRSIVIIGFGLGVAKGVRSVYMSLTLASYIPIEKLASATGIQMVTNGIILLILGPLLGLLRDKTGNYDLCLLFINGITSITVMMWTLEIIVRKIMSRRSKNAENNDEAITS, encoded by the exons ATGAAACAAGAAGAGAAgcacgatgacgatgataagAAGCAGCAAGAGCCGTTTATCGCTCCGGATGGGGGTTGGGGTTGGATTGTGGTCCTTGGAGCAGGCTTCGCCAAT TTCTGCATATTCCCGGTCCTCCAGTCCTTCGGTATCATATTCCGAGACAAGTTTGAAGATCTGGGAATCACCTCCGCGCAGACGACCACCATTATCAATACGAACAGTGCGGTGACCGCGTGCATAG GTTTGGCCAATGGACCCCTCTTCAGAAGATTCACATACAGACAAGTATCACTCTCCGGAGCTCTGATCTGTGCAATATGCGTGACTACTTTGTCCACCATGAAGACCTTCACCGggattttaatatttttctccattCTTTTCG GCGCGGGTACCGGAATTTCGTCATCAGCAAACTCGTTGGCTTTGAATACCTActtcaagaaaaaaagaagaattgcAACGGGTTTGAGCTGGACGTGTACTGGTCTAGGGCCAATTATCATGCCTCAG ATCATCACTCCGCTGTTGCCGATTTTTGGAGTCGCAGGAACTGTGCTAATTTTCGGCGGATTTGCGTTCAACGCTGTTCCCTGCGCCCTTCTACTGCAGCCAGTTTCGTGGcacataaagaaaaagaaagctaTCGATCGAGCG GAAATTGACGAAAGCGGGAAAAGTCTTTTGAACGAATCGCAGAGTAAATCTTTGGAGAATGTTaatgaaaatacgaaattggCCAGGGAGAATCGGTTCAGCGAAAGGTTCAGCAGTCAGTATCTTTACTACGATGATGAGGAGCACGGCGCTTCTGGAATCGACGTCTTCAACCCCGGAACACCGATGATGTCAAGAGCGAACGATGGATG GTATTCCCGACAGTCTATCGCGGCTTCGAACAACTCCCTGGCttcgaataaaatatcaaatagGGAGAATTCTCAGAAAAATTTGAGCAGGTACCCGTCAGTGAGTTTAAGCAGACATTCAAGCTGCAAAGCTCTGAGCAG GCAAAACAGCGAGAGCGAATCGCGAAGCAACCTTTCTGAAAAGCTCCCGAAACGAAAACTCTCGAATCTACCATCGGCGATCAATTCCCCGTTGGTTATGGTGAGCGAGTCCTGTGAACACCTGGACGAAGGTTGTAACAAGGAAAAATGCAACAACGAGGAGTGCGTTAAGAGGAGGTTGGCTCAAATCTTCGAAACTAGGGTGAACACCCCGGAAACTGCGCCGGACAATCAAGTCGCTGAAACCGAGAACGAATACAAACCGGTTCAA TACGATCCCGGGGCACCGTGGTACAAGCGGTTCTTCAAAGTGGTAGTTATCTTCTTCGATCTTGACCTACTGAAGGACCTGAGTTACGTGAACTTGATGATGGGCGTGACGTTTGCGAACTTTGCAGAGATCAATTTCTCCCTGTTAACACCTTTCATCCTGGCTGAGTACGGTCTTGACCCCACGGAAAGGGCAATGGCCATGTCAATTCTGGCTGGCGTCGACGTTGCGACCAGGCTGTTGATACCGTTCGTGGCCGGGTACATCGGATGGCAAAACAagttcttcttcgtcttcggtGTCTGCCTAATGGCAGTTGGTCGTGCCG TTCTCGCCCACATGCACAGCTACTGGATGATGATGTTCCTGTCTGTATGGATCGGGGTAGGAAAAGGATTCAAGACCATATTCATGGCTCTGGTTATTCCGACGCATGTGACCCTAGATCGGCTGCCAGGAGCTACTGGCCTGCAACTCATCTTCAGTGGCATCATGTTCCTCGTCCTGGGTCCAGTTGTTGGCTGGGTTCGTGATACGACCGGTGATTATACCCTGATGCTCCATTTTCTAAACGTCTTCACGTTCATGACGTCCATATCTTGGATTACCGAAAAATGGATAACCAAATGGCGGCAGAGGAAGAGGATCGCAGAAGAAGAGTGCACCGGAGACGTTGAGAAA atagaggAAATGAAGAAACGTGAGTGCAAAAATCAAAGAAGTGAAGTCATCGTGTCGAAAAGGCTTGTTCCACCGGATGGAGGTTGGGGATGGCTGATCGTTGTAGCTTATTCTATAAACGGG ATCTGTACAATTCCTGTAATGCAAGGATTCGGGCTGCTTTTCAGAGGCACCTGCGCGGACCTTGGCATGTCCGGAACGGACATTTCTATTATTTTAAATGTTAACTCCGCTTGTGGGATGGCCTTGGGCCTCGCTAATGGTCCACTTCTTCGCTACTTTGGATGCAGAAAAGTCGCGGTATGTGCAGCCATATTCTACGCATTAGGACTAATGCTCTGCGCCTGGGCAAACTCGTTTATTTACTTCATCATCACCTACGGCGTTATATGCT CTATCAGCACCTCCGTAATGAATTCGGCATTTTCTCTGTCTCTGAACTCCTACTTCATGAAAAAAAGAGGTCGAGCTGTGGGCTTGGCGATGACTCTAAATGGACTAGGCCCAATTGTTGTACCCCAGTTAATATCGGTGCTGCTGTTGAAATACGATGTTACG GGAACAACTTTTATCTTGGGCGGCTTGTGTCTTCACGTGCTGGTAGCAGCTCTTCTTTTGCAGCCAATAGAACGGCATCTGATAGAGGACACTCAGGAATCAGACCCGGAAGCTATGCCAAAGCTCGTCGAAACTGAGGAGAAAG gTAGAAAGAACAGCCGGCACTGCATCGGCAGATCTAACGAGGACATAGTAGCAACTGAACGAAAACGCATACTTACCATGTCTAGCGTTGATCACGAAGTTGATTCCGGTAGCCTCTACGGCTTTGAAACCCTCGTGCCAAGAAAGCAGTCAATAACTTACACGGTGAATACAG CAGCCAAAAAACCATATAGAAGGAGTGTCAGCCAGGTAGACGGTTCGTCAACAACCACTACGCCTGTGGAACGTTCCGATCCTACATACAAATGGTGGAGCTCTG GGAAAAGCTTGGACACAATCAATCTGGGTAGCAGCATAAAGATATTCGAAGGTGGAAAAGACGATGAGCGAAGGGCTAGTGAGTCCCAAGTCCTGATGCAAAAGAAGAAGGTGGAAACTGTTcacgaggaggaggatgatTTTGagaatgatgatgataaaCAGAC AAACCGCGAACAGAAAGAGATCAAAAACAAGAAGTCGAGAATAAGTCGCATGCTGCATTCGGTGGTCGTCTTCTTCGATTTAGACCTACTTCGTGATCCTGTCTACGTAAGCATAATGCTCGGCATGTCGATGGCGGTATTTGCCGAGTTGAACTTTTCAATTCTGACACCTTTCATCCTAAGCGACATGAGCTTGAACACGGAGCAGATTGCTACAGTGATGAGCTGTGTGGCAATTACAGATCTGATCTTCAGAGCGCTCGCCCCATTCATTGGGGAGTTTCTCAAACAACCGCCTAGGGTCATGTACCTTCTCAGTCTAATCATACTGATTGCCACGAGACTGA GTCTTTTCTTAGCTGGAAATTTCCGAAGTATTGTGATCATTGGATTTGGTCTTGGCGTTGCGAAGGGGGTTCGATCCGTTTACATGTCATTGACACTCGCTAGTTATATACCAATAGAAAAACTCGCGTCAGCTACTGGGATCCAAATGGTGACCAACGGAATCATACTTTTAATCCTTGGTCCTTTGCTCG GTCTTCTGAGGGACAAGACGGGAAACTACGACTTGTGCTTACTGTTCATAAACGGGATAACCAGTATCACCGTGATGATGTGGACGTTGGAAATAATCGTACGTAAGATAATGAGTAGACGGTCAAagaatgctgaaaataatgatgaagCCATCACATCGTAG